The following proteins come from a genomic window of Metarhizium brunneum chromosome 2, complete sequence:
- the SDS23 gene encoding Protein SDS23 produces the protein MDPSSGSVRGRGEASGDSGSPRLASVDPSHAGGSNHEGPPQRTPSLSNMNKSAHRQSFAENLRNVPPSPRHRHPSFTQAAVQELLNHPPSGQRHTNPKFAGKEWVEITVGELVSPDDVKWVDMDSSVEEATMALLKSKTNVVLVRESSSLPAAVATFDYSDLNAYLLVVVGLSKPETHQVELYNDIMLNAREGKNISMRQIQPLCRQEPLVGLPSNGNLAQAIEILGSGIHRILITNSLGNVVGIMSQLLMVDFFWNEGVNFPAVDRLYPIMLRDLGVGTQQVISVNSDAPLAEALILMNNEGLTSVAVVDNGQNVVGNISTKDVRHLTSASSAPLLDGSCMHFISVILNERGVEKGRDTFPVFFVNTYSTLAHTVAKLVATRSHRMWVVESASPSPSAPATPLMGPHGVVSTPQAPMATPTSAVPSGAVPASAMPGAHLSGKLSGVLSLTDVLNIFAKYTGLHPADPSEQRARRRRSSSSSIRPSLDSSRPSLDFRH, from the exons ATGGATCCTTCTTCTGGCTCCGTCCGAGGAAGGGGGGAAGCCTCAGGAGATTCTGGCTCCCCGAGACTAGCAAGCGTTGACCCGAGCCATGCCGGCGGTTCTAATCACGAAGGTCCGCCACAGAGAACACCGTCACTAAGCAATATGAACAAGTCTGCACACCGGCAAAGTTTTGCAGAGAACCTCCGAAATGTTCCTCCATCTCCCCGCCACCGACACCCTTCTTTTACTCAGGCGGCAGTTCAAGAGCTGTTGAACCATCCACCATCGGGGCAAAGGCATACAAACCCCAAGTTTGCTGGAAAGGAATGGGTCGAAATAACAGTCGGAGAGCTAGTTTCACCGGACGATGTGAAATGGGTTGACATGGACAGTAGTGTGGAAGAGGCTACAATG GCCTTGTTGAAAAGCAAAACAAATGTAGTCCTTGTGCGAGAATCCAGCTCTTTGCCCGCTGCTGTGGCCACCTTTGACTACTCAGATCTCAACGCTTACCTTCTAGTCGTTGTTGGCCTCTCAAAGCCCGAGACACATCAAGTTGAGCTGTATAACGATATAATGCTTAACGCTCGGGAGGGGAAGAATATCTCTATGCGACAAATACAACCCCTGTGTAGACAAGAACCACTCGTTGGACTTCCGTCTAATGGCAACCTGGCTCAAGCTATCGAAATACTAGGAAGTGGAATTCATCGCATTCTTATTACCAATTCACTCGGCAATGTCGTAGGAATTATGAGTCAGCTCTTGATGGTTGATTTTTTCTGGAATGAGGGTGTCAATTTTCCTGCCGTTGACCGCTTGTACCCTATCATGCTCCGAGATCTGGGTGTAGGAACACAACAAGTTATCTCTGTCAA TTCGGATGCTCCTCTTGCGGAGGCCCTTATCCTCATGAATAACGAAGGATTAACCAGTGTTGCAGtcgtcgacaatggccaGAATGTGGTTGGCAATATCTCAACCAAAGATGTCCGCCATCTTACATCTGCATCTAGTGCACCTCTCCTTGACGGATCGTGCATGCATTTCATATCCGTTATTTTGAATGAGCGGGGTGTAGAGAAAGGTCGAGATACGTTTCCCGTTTTCTTCGTGAACACGTATTCTACTCTTGCTCATACCGTCGCCAAACTGGTTGCTACACGTTCACATCGCATGTGGGTGGTGGAATCTGCCTCACCCTCGCCATCAGCTCCAGCTACTCCTTTGATGGGGCCGCATGGCGTGGTCAGCACGCCTCAAGCTCCGATGGCAACGCCTACATCGGCGGTGCCTTCTGGTGCAGTGCCTGCGTCCGCCATGCCTGGTGCACACCTCTCTGGGAAATTGAGTGGAGTGTTGTCTTTGACTGATGTCCTTAATATATTCGCCAAGTACACTGGACTGCATCCTGCCGATCCTTCAGAGCAGCGAGCAAGGCGGCGACGAAGCTCGAGCAGCTCAATTCGCCCTAGCTTGGATTCCTCAAGGCCGAGCCTCGACTTTCGCCACTAG